A genomic window from Labrus bergylta chromosome 7, fLabBer1.1, whole genome shotgun sequence includes:
- the LOC110001652 gene encoding genetic suppressor element 1 isoform X1: MFGLNAPHFYHPGMNHESNKSPSLGMISTATRTTATVSPLSPLTNGNTVAQSSNSGFAAALRKLAKQAEDPRGAALSGDSSPVSSPGTSHTSPVTTPKRGSLGPLLGQARGHGVPGTPPVVTIAPTKTTNGLWRSDRRQAEPSVQGLGRDRVCAENAQQQQQGKRTPPTHSPHPLAHPFGLTPSAVMQDPRLQSLSLPGQMHPVVPSGAVPEEYLRALRPFHTSDDLRLASLPMGLDPAAAAHVAAAAYYHPAYMHHPLSLPRMEESLCLSALRSQFYSVPAGGAFSHLHPSALHLHLPGGRYPGELNHTALTERLQMENELRQRERQQEREREKEREREAGLEREREEERGRERERERERELDRQRERQRERQQQMVRAAESHYLAELQARRAPPEDKTRPGERLTPNRLDKTKDSEHPGFPAHKSLSLQPGLHSSRGSVPHPVPSLVPSHLGKHHASASGGIHGALAAAMMTQRSNEAAWLTRQRGQEREGPLEMGLRSPGKGAEPRRDTHRTGSLHHNQGSKDVPPLLSAPPPLISPKGPHHPPAPLTTLWNPASLVDTPTESRRTLNPPTPPSRPPPGLTRAERPPLSWGEKLEEGGRRGAEGVDRFTSLRGASLQETGSWKRAEQDRAMQSLYQRHHISNLHQRACAPSSVHGSCTDRAASPSPVRERQCQPPDSMLVYDEVLQQHRRLLSKLDLEEKRRREAREGGYYYDLDESYDESDEEDVKAHLRRVTKQPPLKLDTSSQKVDFLSLCGLTTLTHRDELLAKKRRKRRRMMRERSASPPAVRGKRKASSPSTTPTPITTPYSAEQMDSTPELEEKKDFLLMFNLTHVSPKQRRDKERTEELLKAIQRKTVTLDTLRYNPLPLSSSPPVPSAGDSSSATPPCQSNGHQYPDSPSPSPPYLHKPRHLFHKDTSKPSTDPHITRIPPPLTLRQEKAEFTEAQPNKKLQGIQNGVVASPQKKELDPVQNGRGRPSERFTPETFAQHFHQAVLQSTNSTLHNKGFSNRVPEAGIKADRSVPLNMSQLENSNHNHIPHRAQINGHPFNFPAASRDPPGPEANMLNDEEEEEEEESEQEEEDGEEEMEETPRKWRGIEAIFEAYQEHADEWSIERNILHGQCKRLEAQNFNLTRTAEQLSLTMGDLVSQRQRVREERERLQAQLEHFRRCLTLPNIHWGRGQVNGHTPR, from the exons GTATGAACCATGAGTCCAATAAATCACCATCATTAGGAATGATCTCCACAGCAACGCGAACCACGGCCACCGTCAGTCCCCTCAGCCCTCTAACCAATGGGAACACAGTTGCCCAGTCTTCAAACTCCGGATTTGCTGCCGCCCTGCGTAAACTGGCCAAACAGGCAGAGGATCCCAGAG gtGCTGCCCTCAGCGGCGACTCGTCTCCCGTCTCCTCTCCAGGCACCAGCCACACCTCACCGGTCACCACCCCTAAGCGAGGCTCGTTAGGGCCCCTCCTGGGCCAAGCCAGAGGCCACGGTGTCCCAGGCACCCCTCCGGTAGTCACCATTGCCCCGACGAAGACCACCAACGGTCTGTGGCGGTCCGACAGACGACAG GCTGAGCCTAGTGTTCAGGGCCTCGGCAGGGATCGAGTGTGTGCTGAGAACgcccagcagcaacagcagggTAAAAGAACTCCTCCCACCCATTCACCACACCCTCTGGCTCACCCATTTGGCCTCACCCCGAGCGCCGTCATGCAAGACCCGAGATTACAGAGCCTCAG CTTACCTGGACAGATGCACCCTGTGGTTCCCTCGGGTGCAGTCCCGGAGGAGTACCTGAGAGCGCTCCGGCCCTTCCACACCTCTGACGACCTCCGCCTCGCTTCCCTCCCCATGGGTTTagaccctgctgctgctgcccatGTCGCCGCCGCCGCTTACTATCACCCTGCCTACATGCACCATCCGCTGTCCTTACCGAG GATGGAggagtctctgtgtctttctgcGCTGCGGTCACAGTTCTACTCTGTGCCTGCAGGGGGTGCCTTCTCCCATCTCCATCCCTCTGCCCTCCACCTGCACCTGCCTGGAGGCCGCTACCCTGGAGAACTGAACCACACGGCACTGACAGAGAg GCTACAGATGGAGAATGAGCTCCGCCAGCGAGAGAGACAGCAAGAGCGCgagcgagagaaagaaagggagcGCGAGGCAGGGctggagcgagagagggaggaggagagggggagagagagagagagggagagagagagggagctggacagacagagggagagacagagggagagacagcagcagatggTCCGAGCAGCAGAGAGCCACTACCTGGCTGAGCTGCAGGCTCGGAGGGCACCACCGGAGGACAAGACCCGACCAGGGGAGAGGCTGACCCCGAACAGACTGG ataaAACCAAGGACTCGGAGCACCCGGGTTTCCCAGCGCACaaatctctgtctctgcagcccgGCCTTCACTCCTCCAGGGGCTCAGTCCCACACCCGGTGCCCAGCCTGGTGCCCTCTCACCTGGGGAAGCATCACGCCTCAGCTTCAGGGGGGATCCACGGGGCTCTGGCAGCTGCCATGATGACTCAGAGGTCCAACGAGGCAGCTTGGTTGACACGACAACGAGGGCAGGAGAGGGAGGGTCCGCTGGAGATGGGCCTCAGGTCCCCTGGGAAAGGGGCGGAGCCAAGGAGAGACACTCACAG aACCGGTTCACTTCATCACAACCAAGGCAGCAAAGATGTCCCTCCCCTCCTCAGTGCTCCCCCTCCCCTAATCTCCCCTAAAGGTCCCCATCATCCCCCTGCCCCTCTTACTACACTGTGGAACCCCGCCTCCCTCGTCGACACTCCCACAGAGTCCCGTAGAACACTCAACCCTCCGACCCCGCCGAGTCGGCCTCCTCCGGGGCTGACCAGGGCCGAGAGACCCCCCCTAAGCTGGGGGGAGAAGCTTGAGGAGGGAGGCAGGAGGGGTGCCGAAGGCGTGGACAGGTTCACCTCACTCAGGGGAGCCAGTTTACAAGAGACTGGTTCCTGGAAGAGGGCGGAGCAGGACAGAGCCATGCAGAGCCTCTATCAGCGGCATCACATCAGTAACCTCCACCAGAGAGCCTGCGCACCTTCTTCTGTTCACGGCTCCTGCACCGACCGTGCGGCCTCTCCATCTCCAGTGAGGGAGCGACAGTGTCAGCCGCCCGACAGCATGCTGGTGTACGATGAGGTCCTCCAGCAGCACCGCCGGCTGCTTAGCAAACTGGacctggaggagaagaggaggagggaggccaGAGAGGGAG GTTATTACTATGACCTGGACGAGTCGTATGACGAGAGCGATGAAGAGGATGTCAAAGCTCATTTGAGAAGAGTGACAAAACAGCCGCCGCTCAAACTGGACACCAGCTCACAG AAAGTGGATTTCCTGAGTTTGTGTGGCCTGACCACTCTCACCCATCGTGATGAGCTTCTGGccaagaagaggaggaagaggaggaggatgatgagaGAACGCAGCGCCTCTCCGCCAGCTGTGCGGGGAAAGAGGAAAGCCTCTTCACCTTCAACAACGCCAACACCCATAACCACCCCGTACTCTGCCGAGCAGATGGACAGCACCCCTGAactggaggagaagaaagattTCCTCCTCATGTTCAACCTCACCCATGTCAGCCCGAAGCAGAGGAGAG ATaaggagaggacagaggagctGCTGAAGGCCATTCAGAGGAAAACTGTGACGTTAGACACCCTCAGATATAATCCCCTACCTCTGAGTAGCAGCCCTCCTGTTCCCTCAGCTg GTGACTCCTCCTCAGCCACTCCGCCATGTCAATCAAACGGTCATCAATATCCAGACTCTCCCAGCCCGTCTCCTCCCTACCTCCACAAACCTCGGCACCTCTTCCACAAAGACACTTCTAAACCCTCAACGGACCCCCACATTACTCGCATCCCTCCCCCGTTGACCCTCCGTCAGGAAAAGGCTGAGTTCACCGAGGCTCAGCCGAACAAGAAGCTCCAGGGCATTCAGAACGGAGTCGTCGCTTCTCCTCAGAAAAAGGAGCTCGATCCTGTTCAGAACGGACGCGGTCGGCCCTCCGAGAGGTTCACACCCGAGACCTTCGCTCAGCACTTCCACCAGGCCGTGCTGCAATCCACAAACAGCACACTGCACAACAAAG GATTTTCCAACAGGGTCCCTGAAGCCGGCATAAAGGCCGACCGCTCAGTGCCTCTCAACATGTCTCAGCTGGAAAACTCAAATCATAACCACATCCCTCACCGGGCACAAATCAACGGACATCCCTTCAATTTCCCCGCAGCCAGCAGGGATCCTCCAGGACCAGAGGCAAACATGCTTaatgacgaggaggaggaggaggaagaggagtctgagcaggaggaggaagatggggaggaggagatggaagaAACTCCAAGAAAGTGGCGGGGCATTGAAGCTATTTTTGAGGCCTACCAGGAGCATGCTGATG AATGGAGTATAGAGAGAAATATTCTTCACGGTCAGTGTAAAAGACTTGAAGCACAGAATTTCAACTTGACCAGAACTGCAGAGCAGCTCTCTCTCACTATGGGG GATCTGGTGAGTCAGaggcagagagtgagagaggagagggagagactgcAGGCCCAGCTCGAGCACTTCAGGAGGTGTCTAACACTACCCAACATCCACTGGGGCAGGGGGCAGGTCAACGGGCACACACCCAGGTGA
- the LOC110001652 gene encoding genetic suppressor element 1 isoform X2 codes for MNHESNKSPSLGMISTATRTTATVSPLSPLTNGNTVAQSSNSGFAAALRKLAKQAEDPRGAALSGDSSPVSSPGTSHTSPVTTPKRGSLGPLLGQARGHGVPGTPPVVTIAPTKTTNGLWRSDRRQAEPSVQGLGRDRVCAENAQQQQQGKRTPPTHSPHPLAHPFGLTPSAVMQDPRLQSLSLPGQMHPVVPSGAVPEEYLRALRPFHTSDDLRLASLPMGLDPAAAAHVAAAAYYHPAYMHHPLSLPRMEESLCLSALRSQFYSVPAGGAFSHLHPSALHLHLPGGRYPGELNHTALTERLQMENELRQRERQQEREREKEREREAGLEREREEERGRERERERERELDRQRERQRERQQQMVRAAESHYLAELQARRAPPEDKTRPGERLTPNRLDKTKDSEHPGFPAHKSLSLQPGLHSSRGSVPHPVPSLVPSHLGKHHASASGGIHGALAAAMMTQRSNEAAWLTRQRGQEREGPLEMGLRSPGKGAEPRRDTHRTGSLHHNQGSKDVPPLLSAPPPLISPKGPHHPPAPLTTLWNPASLVDTPTESRRTLNPPTPPSRPPPGLTRAERPPLSWGEKLEEGGRRGAEGVDRFTSLRGASLQETGSWKRAEQDRAMQSLYQRHHISNLHQRACAPSSVHGSCTDRAASPSPVRERQCQPPDSMLVYDEVLQQHRRLLSKLDLEEKRRREAREGGYYYDLDESYDESDEEDVKAHLRRVTKQPPLKLDTSSQKVDFLSLCGLTTLTHRDELLAKKRRKRRRMMRERSASPPAVRGKRKASSPSTTPTPITTPYSAEQMDSTPELEEKKDFLLMFNLTHVSPKQRRDKERTEELLKAIQRKTVTLDTLRYNPLPLSSSPPVPSAGDSSSATPPCQSNGHQYPDSPSPSPPYLHKPRHLFHKDTSKPSTDPHITRIPPPLTLRQEKAEFTEAQPNKKLQGIQNGVVASPQKKELDPVQNGRGRPSERFTPETFAQHFHQAVLQSTNSTLHNKGFSNRVPEAGIKADRSVPLNMSQLENSNHNHIPHRAQINGHPFNFPAASRDPPGPEANMLNDEEEEEEEESEQEEEDGEEEMEETPRKWRGIEAIFEAYQEHADEWSIERNILHGQCKRLEAQNFNLTRTAEQLSLTMGDLVSQRQRVREERERLQAQLEHFRRCLTLPNIHWGRGQVNGHTPR; via the exons ATGAACCATGAGTCCAATAAATCACCATCATTAGGAATGATCTCCACAGCAACGCGAACCACGGCCACCGTCAGTCCCCTCAGCCCTCTAACCAATGGGAACACAGTTGCCCAGTCTTCAAACTCCGGATTTGCTGCCGCCCTGCGTAAACTGGCCAAACAGGCAGAGGATCCCAGAG gtGCTGCCCTCAGCGGCGACTCGTCTCCCGTCTCCTCTCCAGGCACCAGCCACACCTCACCGGTCACCACCCCTAAGCGAGGCTCGTTAGGGCCCCTCCTGGGCCAAGCCAGAGGCCACGGTGTCCCAGGCACCCCTCCGGTAGTCACCATTGCCCCGACGAAGACCACCAACGGTCTGTGGCGGTCCGACAGACGACAG GCTGAGCCTAGTGTTCAGGGCCTCGGCAGGGATCGAGTGTGTGCTGAGAACgcccagcagcaacagcagggTAAAAGAACTCCTCCCACCCATTCACCACACCCTCTGGCTCACCCATTTGGCCTCACCCCGAGCGCCGTCATGCAAGACCCGAGATTACAGAGCCTCAG CTTACCTGGACAGATGCACCCTGTGGTTCCCTCGGGTGCAGTCCCGGAGGAGTACCTGAGAGCGCTCCGGCCCTTCCACACCTCTGACGACCTCCGCCTCGCTTCCCTCCCCATGGGTTTagaccctgctgctgctgcccatGTCGCCGCCGCCGCTTACTATCACCCTGCCTACATGCACCATCCGCTGTCCTTACCGAG GATGGAggagtctctgtgtctttctgcGCTGCGGTCACAGTTCTACTCTGTGCCTGCAGGGGGTGCCTTCTCCCATCTCCATCCCTCTGCCCTCCACCTGCACCTGCCTGGAGGCCGCTACCCTGGAGAACTGAACCACACGGCACTGACAGAGAg GCTACAGATGGAGAATGAGCTCCGCCAGCGAGAGAGACAGCAAGAGCGCgagcgagagaaagaaagggagcGCGAGGCAGGGctggagcgagagagggaggaggagagggggagagagagagagagggagagagagagggagctggacagacagagggagagacagagggagagacagcagcagatggTCCGAGCAGCAGAGAGCCACTACCTGGCTGAGCTGCAGGCTCGGAGGGCACCACCGGAGGACAAGACCCGACCAGGGGAGAGGCTGACCCCGAACAGACTGG ataaAACCAAGGACTCGGAGCACCCGGGTTTCCCAGCGCACaaatctctgtctctgcagcccgGCCTTCACTCCTCCAGGGGCTCAGTCCCACACCCGGTGCCCAGCCTGGTGCCCTCTCACCTGGGGAAGCATCACGCCTCAGCTTCAGGGGGGATCCACGGGGCTCTGGCAGCTGCCATGATGACTCAGAGGTCCAACGAGGCAGCTTGGTTGACACGACAACGAGGGCAGGAGAGGGAGGGTCCGCTGGAGATGGGCCTCAGGTCCCCTGGGAAAGGGGCGGAGCCAAGGAGAGACACTCACAG aACCGGTTCACTTCATCACAACCAAGGCAGCAAAGATGTCCCTCCCCTCCTCAGTGCTCCCCCTCCCCTAATCTCCCCTAAAGGTCCCCATCATCCCCCTGCCCCTCTTACTACACTGTGGAACCCCGCCTCCCTCGTCGACACTCCCACAGAGTCCCGTAGAACACTCAACCCTCCGACCCCGCCGAGTCGGCCTCCTCCGGGGCTGACCAGGGCCGAGAGACCCCCCCTAAGCTGGGGGGAGAAGCTTGAGGAGGGAGGCAGGAGGGGTGCCGAAGGCGTGGACAGGTTCACCTCACTCAGGGGAGCCAGTTTACAAGAGACTGGTTCCTGGAAGAGGGCGGAGCAGGACAGAGCCATGCAGAGCCTCTATCAGCGGCATCACATCAGTAACCTCCACCAGAGAGCCTGCGCACCTTCTTCTGTTCACGGCTCCTGCACCGACCGTGCGGCCTCTCCATCTCCAGTGAGGGAGCGACAGTGTCAGCCGCCCGACAGCATGCTGGTGTACGATGAGGTCCTCCAGCAGCACCGCCGGCTGCTTAGCAAACTGGacctggaggagaagaggaggagggaggccaGAGAGGGAG GTTATTACTATGACCTGGACGAGTCGTATGACGAGAGCGATGAAGAGGATGTCAAAGCTCATTTGAGAAGAGTGACAAAACAGCCGCCGCTCAAACTGGACACCAGCTCACAG AAAGTGGATTTCCTGAGTTTGTGTGGCCTGACCACTCTCACCCATCGTGATGAGCTTCTGGccaagaagaggaggaagaggaggaggatgatgagaGAACGCAGCGCCTCTCCGCCAGCTGTGCGGGGAAAGAGGAAAGCCTCTTCACCTTCAACAACGCCAACACCCATAACCACCCCGTACTCTGCCGAGCAGATGGACAGCACCCCTGAactggaggagaagaaagattTCCTCCTCATGTTCAACCTCACCCATGTCAGCCCGAAGCAGAGGAGAG ATaaggagaggacagaggagctGCTGAAGGCCATTCAGAGGAAAACTGTGACGTTAGACACCCTCAGATATAATCCCCTACCTCTGAGTAGCAGCCCTCCTGTTCCCTCAGCTg GTGACTCCTCCTCAGCCACTCCGCCATGTCAATCAAACGGTCATCAATATCCAGACTCTCCCAGCCCGTCTCCTCCCTACCTCCACAAACCTCGGCACCTCTTCCACAAAGACACTTCTAAACCCTCAACGGACCCCCACATTACTCGCATCCCTCCCCCGTTGACCCTCCGTCAGGAAAAGGCTGAGTTCACCGAGGCTCAGCCGAACAAGAAGCTCCAGGGCATTCAGAACGGAGTCGTCGCTTCTCCTCAGAAAAAGGAGCTCGATCCTGTTCAGAACGGACGCGGTCGGCCCTCCGAGAGGTTCACACCCGAGACCTTCGCTCAGCACTTCCACCAGGCCGTGCTGCAATCCACAAACAGCACACTGCACAACAAAG GATTTTCCAACAGGGTCCCTGAAGCCGGCATAAAGGCCGACCGCTCAGTGCCTCTCAACATGTCTCAGCTGGAAAACTCAAATCATAACCACATCCCTCACCGGGCACAAATCAACGGACATCCCTTCAATTTCCCCGCAGCCAGCAGGGATCCTCCAGGACCAGAGGCAAACATGCTTaatgacgaggaggaggaggaggaagaggagtctgagcaggaggaggaagatggggaggaggagatggaagaAACTCCAAGAAAGTGGCGGGGCATTGAAGCTATTTTTGAGGCCTACCAGGAGCATGCTGATG AATGGAGTATAGAGAGAAATATTCTTCACGGTCAGTGTAAAAGACTTGAAGCACAGAATTTCAACTTGACCAGAACTGCAGAGCAGCTCTCTCTCACTATGGGG GATCTGGTGAGTCAGaggcagagagtgagagaggagagggagagactgcAGGCCCAGCTCGAGCACTTCAGGAGGTGTCTAACACTACCCAACATCCACTGGGGCAGGGGGCAGGTCAACGGGCACACACCCAGGTGA
- the LOC110001656 gene encoding dynein light chain roadblock-type 2-like encodes MADVVETLKRIEAHKDVIGIIVVNAEGIPIRSTLDNSNTRRYAEPLRQIAMMARSTVRDIDPQNDLRFLRIRTKDYQILVAVENDFLLITIQMPSK; translated from the exons ATG GCTGATGTTGTTGAAACACTAAAGAGGATTGAAGCCCACAAAGATGTCATTGGAATAATAGTTGTCAATGCAgaag GTATTCCTATCAGGTCAACTTTAGATAACTCTAATACACGTCGGTATGCAGAACCTCTTCGTCAAATCGCCATGATGGCTCGGAGCACAGTGAGGGATATTGACCCCCAGAATGACCTCAGGTTCCTCCGCATCCGCACCAAAGATTATCAAATCTTGGTTGCAGTAG AGAATGACTTTCTGCTGATCACCATCCAGATGCCAAGTAAATAG
- the psmd7 gene encoding 26S proteasome non-ATPase regulatory subunit 7: MPELAVENVVVHPLVLLSVVDHFNRIGKVGNQKRVVGVLLGSWHKKVLDVSNSFAVPFDEDDRDDSVWFLDHDYLENMYGMFKKVNARERIVGWYHTGPKLHKNDIAINELIKQYCTNSVLVIIDVKPKDLGLPTEAYISVEEIHDDGTPTSKTFEHVTSEIGAEEAEEVGVEHLLRDIKDTTVGTLSQRITNQVHGLKGLNSKLLDIRSYLERVVAGKLPINHQIIYQLQDVFNLLPDVNLLEFTKAFYLKTNDQMLVVYLASLIRSVVALHNLINNKISNRDAEKKEGQEKEEGKKEKKDDKEKKDEKDKDKEKEKADGAKKDEKKKK, encoded by the exons ATGCCGGAGTTAGCGGTGGAAAATGTGGTCGTTCATCCGCTGGTGTTGCTCAGCGTGGTGGATCATTTCAACAG GATAGGAAAGGTTGGGAATCAGAAACGAGTTGTTGGAGTCCTGCTGGGATCCTGGCACAAGAAGGTTCTGGATGTGTCAAACAGCTTTGCAG TGCCATTTGACGAGGATGACAGGGACGACTCGGTGTGGTTCCTGGATCATGACTACTTGGAGAACATGTATGGCATGTTCAAGAAAGTTAACG cCAGAGAAAGAATAGTTGGATGGTACCACACTGGACCCAAATTACATAAGAATGACATCGCTATCAATGAACTCATCAAGCAGTACTGTACCAACTCG GTTTTAGTCATTATAGATGTGAAGCCCAAAGATCTCGGCCTTCCCACAGAAGCATACATATCTGTGGAGGAAATACACGAC GACGGAACTCCGACATCCAAGACATTTGAACACGTCACTAGTGAGATTGGAGctgaggaagcagaggaagtcGGAGTGGAGCACCTGCTCAG AGACATCAAAGACACCACAGTGGGAACTCTGTCACAACGGATCACAAATCAGGTTCACGGCCTGAAGGGACTCAACTCGAAGCTGTTGGACATCCGCTCTTACCTGGAGAGGGTGGTAGCAGGAAAGCTCCCCATCAACCACCAGATCATCTACCAGCTGCAGGATGTCTTCAACCTGCTGCCAGATGTTAATCTGCTG gagtttacaaAAGCCTTCTACCTTAAGACCAACGACCAGATGCTGGTGGTCTACCTGGCCTCGCTCATACGCTCTGTGGTGGCTCTGCACAACCTGATCAACAACAAGATTTCCAACCGAGACGCAGAGAAGAAAGAGGGacaggaaaaggaggagggaaagaaagagaaaaaagatgacaaagagaagaaggacgagaaggacaaagacaaggagaaggagaaagctGACGGTGCCAAGAaagatgagaagaagaaaaaatga
- the hprt1l gene encoding hypoxanthine phosphoribosyltransferase 1, like: MASYLQIADDEKGHDLDLFCVPRHYENDLDKVIIPHGLIMDRTERLARDIIQDMGGHHIVALCVLKGGYKFFADLLDYIKALNQNSDKSVPLTVDFIRVKSYCNDKSTNSVKVIGGDELSSLSGKNVLIVEDIVETGRTMQTLLSLLSESNPKMVKVVSLLVKRTPRSSGYRPDYIGFEVPDAFLVGYALDYNEYFRDLSHICILNDQAKEKYKV, from the exons ATGGCTTCCTATCTGCAG ATCGCTGACGATGAGAAAGGCCACGATCTGGACCTCTTCTGCGTCCCCAGACATTACGAAAACGATTTGGACAAAGTGATCATCCCCCATGGACTCATCATGGACAg GACAGAGCGTCTTGCCCGGGACATAATCCAGGACATGGGGGGACACCACATTGTCGCCCTGTGTGTTCTTAAAGGAGGCTACAAGTTCTTTGCAGACCTCCTGGACTACATTAAAGCACTTAACCAGAACAGCGATAAATCAGTCCCCCTGACAGTGGATTTCATTAGAGTGAAGAGCTACTGT AACGACAAGTCGACAAACAGCGTCAAAGTCATAGGAGGTGATGAGCTGTCCAGTCTCTCAGGCAAA aatGTTCTGATTGTTGAG GATATCGTGGAGACGGGCAGGACGATGCAGACGCTACTTTCCCTGCTGAGTGAGAGTAATCCCAAAATGGTTAAAGTTGTGAG CCTTCTGGTGAAGAGGACACCAAGAAGTTCAGGGTACAGACCGGACT ATATTGGTTTTGAGGTGCCTGATGCCTTCCTGGTGGGATACGCTTTGGACTACAATGAATACTTCAGAGATCTCAGT